CCCCAAGAGGGCTACCAATGCAATTTTCTAATCTTGGTTGTCAGTAGTTAATTGCTCTTTATTGAACCGGGCGAGGTATGCCTTCAGGCTTTCTCCTTCTTTCTACTTGATGGTCAGGAGGTATGCTACAGGTTACCTTCACCTCCTGCTGGCCATGAATTGTGTTAGGAATTGTTTATCCAATTCTTCAAAGCTATTGATCGATCCTGGCCTTAGAACCCCAAACCAGCCTCTCGCCACAGCTTTCAATGTCAATTGAAAAGCCCAACATGCCACCTCCCTGGGGAACCTGTGAAGGGTCATGTGTTCTTTAAAGTTTTCTAGGTGGTTTACTGGATATTGTGACCCGTCATACAACTCTATCTGAGTGACTTTAAACTTTGGTGGGAGCGGCATGGCCATCACCTCCAAGCTATAGGGTAACTTCGTGTAGTTTAGCAACTGATTGACTGAGGATCATCGATGATCCTCCCATCTTCTTGGCCATCTCCTCATATTTATCAACAAAGTTGCGCAATTCATTGTgcagcttcttttttttccacTTTCTCAGGTTTTGTGTGTCTCTCATTTTGGTTGTTCGCTTTGGTCCAGCACAACACCCTCGCTATAATCTTGGTTTTCCATTTTGGGCTCTTGTTCTGTGATAACCCGCTCATTCTTTCTCCTTTAATTATGAGTTTCGATCTACGTGTCGAGCCTCGTTCTATGCGTCGAGCTTCGATGATGTGTTTTAAAAGTAGAGGTGTAAAAAATAACTGATAAACTGATAAATCGGATCAAACCGGACCAAACTGGTGGGATCAGTCCGGTTCCAAGTTTGGTTCGGTTTGgtaccggttttatttttcttaaaaccagtcaaaatcggtccggttccaatttttctttttctaaaatcggaccggaccggtttatatataatttaattgtttatattgtatataatatttatatataatatataactatatataaaatagttttgtattatatgataaattactaattaatataatattaaattttaaaatcttatatcattttgtttattgtattaatagttatactaatactttatcactatatattataatatactataatatatcattatattatatattataatatactacaatatattatcactatagtattatatactataatatactatattatatatagatatatacattatataatatataatataataaattaaaatcggAATGGAAACCGTAAAACTGGAGTACTAGTTTAGGAGGataaccggtgcgtaatcgattttgaaaaaggTAAAACCGGTGCATACaggttcggtcctaaattttgtccaaaactgaacagaaccggaccggttacacccctatttaaaagttattaaacggatttcaaaacaaaatagatattttaaaacatacgaatattttaaatattatggaaatatttatatgtgatatttcctgtattattagataaacttgtctttaaagtaacacaattataatattttgatgagttctaaaaatattataattgtagataattatttaaattaaatattttaagtcatttaaaaatataatgagatttaactttacgttgaaaactttaaattaatttaaatagttttatcctctttgagtaattaacgagacttcataattttaaataatgatgaaggaatattattttataaactctagtttataaaataatattctatcttaattcctcttacTTACGtgtttttaaatcagtttttaaaCTCATTGATAGATCGTTTTGAAGATCCTGATATAAAggacttggattaaatacccaagcccctagcctctctctctctctctctctctctctctctctctctctctctctctctctctctctctctctctctctctctctctctctctctctcatgcccgACATGCCCCTGCTTCCCTCCCTCCACAATTCAGTTGCTTCTTCTAACTAGTGCCACCACCGGCCGTCATGCTTTACCTTCACCACCGGTGTGTTCCCCTCTCACTAGCAAACTCAACGCCACCGGTGGTGAGTTACACcagcagctctctctctctctctctctctctctctctctctctctctctctctctctctctccctcccccttTCTCCTTCCAACCGAATGGGTTTTAAAGCCCATTCCTCCTCCTAACACAATCGTACATGGCCAAAATGGCCAATGAACACCACCAACGGCTTCATTGCCTCATGGGCTTCCTATCCATAGTCTATTTTCCCCctacctctctctttctctgatgGGTCTCTACACCCACTTATATTTAGTTGCACTGCAATGCACGGCTACCCATGacacctcaccaccactatcATGTTCCTCTCACCACCAAGACATTTCCCAACCATTTTCATGTCTAATCGAACTTCCTagctctctcactctcccccactctccAAGGGACGGGTTGCACCATTTATGGCTGATCTGCTGCCGTGAGCCATCGCCCAACCACCACCATAGCTCCACCATACCTCCCTCAAGCTCTTCCATGCCTAGCCATGATGTCTAGCCCATCCCCACCTCCCCCACACACTCTTTTACCTTCAGATGCATTGTTCACGGCGTGATATCGCTATGCTTCGCCACCTCAGACCACCACAAGGCCAcattgagcctttccaagaccacgtCTAGCTATTCTCAAGGCTAAACAGCTGCTTTacatggtggacagccaccataCACGACGTTAACCACCACATACGACTCCTCCGATGCCTTGATCGTGATGGGTAGCGAGCGATATACGGGTTATCATGTCGATGGTATAACCAtctatctctcattatttatgtaatatgttagttagttgataggttgtggaTTGTGCTGTTATTAATTGTGAAGTTCGTTATacagttgtgaagtgaagtgtggctGTGTAACGAAGTGTTAGGCATAATCATGAAGTATTGTGGATtgtgctgtgaagtatgggcATGAGGTATATGCCATATTTGTGGTGCGGCATACTGttgtgaagagagtacatgtGACGTGTGCTCTGTGTCGTGTAGCGACTCACCGTGTGATGTGCTTCATGGTAATAAGTGATGTAGCTAAGGGATTAAGCATGGTGTGTACTCTATGTTGtatagcgatgcaccgtgaggcgtgTATCGTAGTGTGGATAGAAGAGAGCTCATGTGAGTATACTCTGTGCTATGTCGTGATACACTGGACAACGTGTCACAAAGAGTTGGATAGCGTGATTGAGGAGCATAGAGTGTGTAAGCAGtatcgggaactgtgtaacggTGTCCCGAAGTAACTATGACGTGGCCTATAGTCCAAAAGGACAAGTGTCTCCTTGTTGTTGACTTATGACTGAGAGTATGTAGGAAGTGATGGAAAAGTATCAaagagtgcagcggaagcatgacgggCGATGTGACCTGACTTGAGATTAGTCTTGAGCTACATGACGTGACAAAGGTGCATTTGTAGATACAGTCTTCTCCTGTCAAGTGTTGCGATGAACTTGTACATGGCTAGGAAGTAAGAAGAGTCCTATCAACTGAGTCTGAGCAAGTTAGTATCGGAGTATAGAGCTTGTTTATGCAATCAGACGTTCATTGAAATTATAAATTGGTCTTAAGTGATAAAAGGGATAAGGTACAGGTGCCTCTGGCGAGACACATGTGCCGGATAGgttcaccatatataatgggtaatctgtcctcagtatggttacatggtgttttagccccagagttggcttaaagtcatgtatCCTGTCTGGATGGGAATGAAGATTTaatatgggctaggatacgtgaaggtaGTGACAAGTATATCGTCTAAGGTTGGAACGCATGATTTTTTCGGTTGGAATCATACTTCggaatgtggaaatagaagaatgagacggAGATCTTAATGTCTTAAACCTAAAGTGAATCATGGAGATTCATTTGAAGGAATAAGAcaccgaaggttttagcataataAATAGCGCGTAAGAGCCTAGGAATAGATGgaaagtgttccaagtgaggtataattctatttttagtatagttgcttatgcattatatagatgatgacataaggttatgtgtatgcatgtaggttgccatctgacacacacacaaatagaccgcatggattgagtatggcatgaaatcCAGGTAAGTATTGTGTTCATACTTTTCTagagttttttataaataaacgaagatgaaaatgaaagcTCTTTCTTTAAAACGAAAATGACAGGTTTTCTCTACGAAACACGCTtacgaaaaagaaagataagcataagttttcaagtataaatatgtaatggccCTCCTTAGCAGCCCTttttcacgcacccaaaatatgtatatgtatgcatgtggatggatgctatacgcgatatgtattatatgtatgttcacaaaaggaaacgaaaggaagctttaaaagatgcaCGAACCgatgtttttaaaatgaaaagaaagaaactgcttttaaaacgacttttatgaaaagaaagaaaactgtttttttaaaatgactttatgaatgaaatgaactgAAGGATTTTAATAATGATAAGAACATGTAAGAACAGAATGTAAGGACTGAAAGAATTGTAAATGATTGAATGAActgaaaatgaaggaaatgactgtaaatgaatgaatggattaaatgtatgatgtatgaaaatacgtaacaacCATATGaacggaaaaagaaaaggtatcGAACGGTCTGGATTGGGCatattgcaatgccgggtaagtagtattggtagtgcacccatGACCACGAGTGGAATCcagtccaaaagaccgctaaccccaacacacggggcgcAACAGTGTGCAACAGTCAATGAAAGTGATCagaaaagaatgtatgcatgttaagaaaaaaatgaatgtatgtatgaaaagacgtatgcatgaatgtatgtaagaaaagatgaatgcctgaatatatgtatgcatgaatgtatgtaagaaaagatatatgcataaaaagactctttaagaaatgaaggcagcgaggcaTGTGGaactattttaagaaaaaaaaggttttgtttgaggaaaaaccccacctcgccaCGTTTTTAAAACGAATTGCATGTCTATGCACGATAAGTACGATGTATGTATagaatgatgaatgcatgactgaaaacttatattattataatttaaccgtatgaagtaatgcttacgagtcatcgactcattttaatttttatgtatgccctcccagggacaagatgagcatgacacaTCAGGACGGGCACAGCCTAAGAGGAAGAGCACGAAAGTCTAGGCAAGTTATTTTGTACgataaactttaattataaaatttattttttctgttataatctttttaattaataaaacaagttttatttataaatatggaatcttttgtatcctagcatgaaatgagaagaaattttcaaaaggaattgtaattctcatctatttttattaaaattattttctaaaggacccaccacaaggacagaCGTTACATATTCTCTCGTTGGAGGGCTCTAATTGCTTCACTCATCTTCTTTAACTGCTTTTCCATCTCTATAAGCCGTGCTTCCATATTTATGGAAGTGGTTTTTTGGTCACAGGTTGATAGGAGCGTATTGTGGTAGCCATGTGAAAACTATGTTGAAAAGTCTTCAAGAAATCTATGTCGATACCATAGATAGCACCACTATTTCGAATGTGTTTTACCACCAACTGATCTCAACTGCTAACTTGCAACAAAGAAAGAGGGTGATTCAGTATGCCTAATACACGCCCAATGCCTAAGTTAGAAATATAAGTGTATTACCTTATTACGAAGAATATGAATTTGTTATCTTTGGCCACCAACATTGATCATTTATATAAGGGTGGATTTTTGCTGGTAAGGATAGTTTAACTATTTTCCAAATCTCGAGGTCTTGATCACTAAATTCTTGGGATATTAACATATCAAGGATAAACATCTCCagtatctcttttttttttttttttttttgtcttaagAGTAAGGTGATAATTACCACATTAATCCCGTTGGGGTGGTATAATCCCATGGTAGTGAGTGTATGGCGCACTTGCAACTCTCTAACTTGTTGGGCCTATTATATGGGCCTCTTACTTGGTATCGTTGGGTCTATCTAGTGGTGATAAAATGGCCTCGCAAGTCGTGATTCGTTTactttatcataaaaataaatttacaatttaacgtatcacataaaattatgttaatttacaAGTTTAttgttatgtaattttttaaaaaaattacatgataCCTACACACTCCACGATACATATATCATTTGTGGCCAAAAGTATTTCTCCATGATAAAATTGGATAAGCATTATTTTCACTTTCTGTCAAATTTAAACTAAATAGAGTATTAATTTAATGGAGTATAGAATaactgttattattattattttgtgttttttggatGACATAACAATTTAAACGCCCCGTATTAGTCAACTCATTCTCCAATTTTTGTTTTCGCAGTTGTCTTCTATGGTTGATTGATGTTAATGGTTTCACAATTGAATTACCGTATCAATCTGACGATTTAACTCAGAGCTATTGCGAGTCACGCTCGGCCACCACAGGAAGCTCAAAAGAAATGGCGAAGAATGCTAAGAAGTCCCAAGTTTCTCCCTCGTCTCGAGCTTCTGCCTCTGCTACGATCCCCAAGAGAGCATCCGATGAGTAAGAACCTTTCACTCCTTCCGTATTTCGCATGTTCTTCCCAAAGTCTTGGGTCTCCTTTACCCTTTAAGCTGCTAAGGGATTTCTTTTTGGTTCCCGACAATACCCAGAAAGatagaacaaaagaaaataagcaAAGAAGGGAGAAGTTTTCAATTATTGAGTGTCTTGTTCTGGATTTCATTAACCGGAGAGCAAACCTCAGCTGACCAGAGCAGTTGCATTTGGCTTCTTGAGTGTGTGTGCGTGTTTGGGGAGGGGGTTGTTCTATTCATTTTGATGTTGAGAATCGGAGACTGGTAgttttatttctcttctttcAATGGGATTATCATGGTTTTGGGCCCTTTTTACAGATATAATTTGTACATACGTTTAGGCTTTGTGTGGCTCTTGTGAAAACTAAGAAACGAAAATACAAATGAAATAAAGGAGTggattttcctttttcatttttatgtcAACCGTATTTCTATTATGCTCTTCATAGTGAACAATTGAACATTTTTGGTCTGATTTCTTTTACTTCCGTTAATGTCAATTAAAGAGAgaatttgattgaaaatttgTAGTCAGATGGCATTGAGGACAAAATCAAGCGAGGGGATGAAGAGGTCGGCAAGGCTGAGCAAAGTTAGCGTGGAGAGGAGACCCAAGTCGGCAATAAAgaccaaaacaaaacataagaAGAAAAGTGATAAATATGATACTAATAAGCCAAAGAAACCGCCAACGGCTTTCTTCTACTTCTTGTAtgtgccatattttattttattttattttttgtttaggaTTTTTTAGAGCTTGAATGCATTATTTACCAAGCAAGACTAGATACTAAAATGCTTGGCTGAAGTAAGGTCAGTGTGGATATACTAGACCGGTATACTTTACTATTGGAAAACAATCCTGTCAATGTAACACTCCATTCTTGCATTCTAAAAGAAATGATTTACAGAGTATGTTATAAAGGTATTCATGAGTGTTAAGTTCCACATTGGCTACTTACTAGATGAAAGTGGGATTTATTAGTGTTTCTAGGAAAACTTCAAACTGACTTgtctttttgaagtttttgtgcatatgtgagtAGCATTTTCCCTTTGGTTGTTACATATGGTATTAGAGCCTTCTTATAAGGTAAGTCGTGTGATACTAAAGCATCATATGATATGGTCTTGACAGGGCGTCAAGAGTTTAAGAGGAGTTTGTAACACTGCAGTCCCACATTGGAAATGAATAACTCACATAGAGTAAGTTATAAAGGTAGTCATCAGTGCTAAGTCTAACATTGCCTACTAATTAGGTGAAATTGGAATTATAAGCGATTCTATGGAAGTTTCAAATCGACTAATCTTTTTGGGATTGTAGCATAGATGTAACTAGCACATTTTCCTTTGGTCGTCACATCATATTAAAAGTTGTGTGTTGCTCATTTTGCTGTCATAGGCTGTTTAAAAAACTAATCAACGACTCCAAAAGTACCAAGAATAACTTTTTAATGTTCTCTGGAGTTGGAGAAAATAAATTCTGGGGTCTATATACAAACAGAAATTTAAAGAGAGACATTCCATGACTTTCACCAATCAGCCATAACTTTCACCAATCAACcataactttcatctcaaaaatCTAGGAAAAGGTGTAGTTGCATCTATGTTATACCCAAAAAAGTACTAGTCACTCTTAAGTTTAGAGTTTTTTCAATTTAGTTATAAATATCAGTTTTGCCTAGTATACAACCATTATGGGATTTAACTCTCATGTAATTCTTTTGCAATCCACCCACCCAATATGACACGTAATGCTCATCTACGACAATCTTAagctttaaattatatatatatttgataagtaagaaactTTATTGAAACGAATGAAACTAGGCGGAGCCtatgtacataggaagtatacaagatgagacacctaattacattctagaaaggtgaaaagaaaacaagaactCATTAACATTCTCTCCCTTTAATATAATAAGCAGAAAACCACTGAAAAAGAGAAGATACAAAGAAATTCCAGATATCCCCCACAGGTCTTTCCCTATTGTTAAAACATTTCTCATTCCTTtcataaacaccacattaagcacagAGGTATCATCCTCCATGCCACATCCATTTGAGAGCTATTATGATATGGGGTCCAGCATGCTAAAACCTCCACCACCctcttaggcataacccaactcagcccAGCTCTACAAAGAATACCAACCCATAACtccctagccacctcacaatgaagaaaaagatgatcaattgattctccattcttcttacacatgAAATACCACTTTGTAACAATCATACCACACTTCCTTAGATTATCAATCATCAAAATCTTCCCAAGAGCAGCAGTCCATGTTAAAAAAGCAACTTTAGACGGCACTCAAACCTTCCAAATTCTCTTCCACGTTTAAATTAGATATTTCAGCTAGGTcttgattataaataaaaaaaattatatatttcagCTAGGCCTAACTTTGAGTTTTGTGTCACTTCCTTGTCATAATTTGAAGTCCATTTGTTAAGCTTCACCTTAAGTCCTATATTCGtgctttaaaatatatttgctTCATTATTATTGTCGATACTAGAAAATGATTAGCATCACCTCAATTATACCATTATATTAGTAAGCTTAGTATGGCAAGGTGTTCGTAAGCAAGTACCTATCTTTAAAACTCTTTAATGTATTGAAATAATTTTGGCTTTGTTTTTCAAGGGAAGATTTTCGTAAGGATTTTCAAGAGCAGAACCCAAATGTGAAGTCAATGCGTGATGTAAGTGGGACATAGTTTtcaattttgtattaatttattaatttaatgtaacAGCCCGCATATATATTGGAGTAGCGAATGAGAGAGTTTAATAAATAGGATCTGACATTGTCTGAGATGGAAAAAATTGTGAACTACTTTAGAATGATTTTGTGGAGCTCCAATTATAAGATTGATTAGTCCTTTTGGATTGTTATAATTGTTATTAGAGTCGAATCAGAAGTGTGGGGATTTTGAGCTATGCTACCATGGAATGGCTCGACGAGTCAGAGGTTTGAGCAAGAAGATTAATTATAACATCCCACACCTATTAAAGGCTGGTGAATGGAAACTTGGCCTTTATATTCAAGGAACTTCAATAACCTTGACTGGTCCTTTTGGAATATAAGCTTAAATTTGGTTGGACTTTCCTTGGTTTGTTACATTTAGTGCCCTCTCTTTCTTGCTCGCTCGCTCTCTTCTTTCCTTATACCTGAAATAATCTCTATTTCCATCTTTCAGATTGGCAAGGCATGTGGAGAGAAGTGGAAAACAATGACATATGAGGTTTGTACCTATATTAAGcattcttttctatttatttttttaagtctttGGTGTTAGGATTAAGGATTATTTGCTTTGTTGAGTTGAGTAGTTCCCTGGCAAAGACATGTTTTGTTGTGTAGTGCAAGTAATTAAGGTTGAGTATTTCCCGATTGTTTTGGTTCTTTAATGTTTTTGACCTTATTTTTCCTACAGTGGTTTGGACTGAAAAAATTTTAGTTGTAGTAGACACaaattttgacaaaattttACCCCTGATTATTATGATCTCTTGGGGCAAAATAAACCAGTTTTGACTGGATTTACTCTCTTGTAACATGCCAAAAATTTACCTTGGTTGTAACAAATTGAGTCAATATGACTCATGTTACCACTCATGTCCCCTTGAATGAGTCTTTCTTGCACTTACCTTAAATTAAGGAACCTACGGCCATTTTTATAGAAGTTGAAGGTGACCAttaaattgtttgaattatatGCACTAATCACTGGCTGATGGAGAAAACTCCTGGTTTGGATTAGGAGGTGATCTCacatcatctcaactcatctcatctcatcgttacaactttcccaaattttcacacaaaataaaataaacaattcaattttttcatattccaaaacaataataacaatattttatttaacttttatcttttatctaaaatcatttcatatcattttatttcatctcatctcccAATCCAAATCAGGCAGTCGACAACTGTTATTTTGAAGGAATGCAATCCTACACACTAGTGTAGATTTAGCTACCAAGTTGGCAATATTTCCTAGTcaagatattttatattaatagagatagttattattttgatactcttttattatttgattaggAGTATGTGAACTTGgtttaagaaaaaacaaaggaactgcatttttttttctccctctttATGTTTAACGTTGCCCTTTAATTTTGAATCGATGGCAAAGGTTGCTTTCTCATTAGATACTTCATTCTCATTAGATTTTTCTAGCGAGTGCACAAGTTTTTGTTTGAAACAAAATTCTAATGTGGTAATGATAAACAGGTGCTGCTATCTATTTgatttcctattttttttatctctcataATAAAACTTCTGATTTTCTCCCTTGTGACTTTTGGTTCTGGGGCTGTGATTGCTTGATATTGTGCTAATCTTTTTAACTCATGCGGAAATGTTGAGGTCTGACTTGATTTGCAGTGCTTGAAGAGAGTCCCACGCAACTTTTTTTTTGAATGGTCTTTTTCAAGCTTAGGAGTGCCTCAGCATTTAGAGAattgtattttccttttttccttttttgtgtttttttttttttttgggggggggggggggggggcgggggggtgTTGGTGTCTTAGGTTCTAAACATTATAAAGCAGTAATAATTATTTCCAAATCGAAGCTTGTCATTTTCACTTTTATATGTTATTTCTTTACCTATATTTTGGTATAGAGAATCAAAAGGCTCTGCACCTTTTGactttttttatgaatttcctCTTGCAACGCCTCTAGAAGGAAGTTTAAGGTTTCGCTGGTAAGAGTCTGTCATTCTAACCTCTCTTTCACTCTTCTTTCGTCTCTGTGCATTTGTGGTGGGTCATGTGATAGGAAAAAGTTCAGTATTATGACATAGCTACTGGGAAACGAGCGGAGTTTGATAAGGCCATGGCAGATTACATCAAGAAAAAGGTAAACTTCCTTTTGCAGCCTTTGTTTTTTGTAGGCTAATTTTGTCTTGAATGCTCAATGGTCTCACATGAGGAGTATATGCAGCAGATTACATGAAACATTATCTTTTTGCAGGAAAGCGGTGAGGATATAGAAAGTGAGGATTCAGATTCAGAGTTGGATGAGTAGGACTGTAGGTTTGTTGTCAGAAAAGTAATGTTTCTACAAGGGTAAATGGTACTTTGGACAACAGTTGCATATTTGATCACTGAATAGCTTTGTGATTTGTTGTTGTCATTAAAGCTATCtatttgtatatattaatgCTTACATTTGCATTTTATGATTACAAAATTTGACAGTGTCATTTCGATTTTGTATCATTGTGCTTTCTGCAAAgtgtttctttgtttcttgggTTTAAATTGCAATCTGAAAGAAGACTGAAAACTGGGCGTGTTTGGTATGCaaatttttgacaaatttttgAAGATTCTTGAGAAGTTTGTTTGGTATACAACCTACACTGGCTTGGTGTCTATGCCTAAGCCTTAGTCTGTGGGCTGAGGAAACTTCCATTGTGGTGCACCACGCATACGTGGGAAGAAGCGGTTGACAGGAAATGTGAGATTGAAAATCACTGAAATAGTGACAAAAAAAAACCAGTACTGAGTCACAAAAATATGCTGGTACTTGGGCTGGAAAATGGGATGTCCTCTGGTTAGATCAATAACTATATCTAAGAACGGTGCCTTGTGCAAAAATTTTAGAACACAGATTCTGCATGGGTTGACATCACCGGATCTCGTGTTATTGTCGTGTCAAAtcgattaataataaaaaaaattgattattaaTTTGTCAATTTTGATGTgatgtgatatgatatgatatgatttaaAGGGTTAATAATATGGCTTAAACAGCAACAATCACTAAAATGGCATGCATACTTCATACGTCATACCACATCAATGATATGATTTGAATGGCCAATGATATGACTTAAACAGTTAACAATCACTAGAAAGACATGCATACGTTATGCATGGGGATCATTGCATGCATCAAACATTATTGATTAGAAAAACCAACTTTGATTATAGATTAATTCCTTGGTAACAAAACTATATATGAGTCAGTTCTCTCGGATGCATGTGTGTATCCGTGCTGGGGCCGGCATaagaacatattttattttatatacaaatttgaagagtaattatatatatatataaattgtatgtATTAAAAGCTAAATGGAAAACAGTACAGTAACGACATAGCATTCTTCCATTCATGGTATTAATTTGGGcaatcaaaaatataaatatcattatcACAGACGA
This genomic interval from Carya illinoinensis cultivar Pawnee chromosome 10, C.illinoinensisPawnee_v1, whole genome shotgun sequence contains the following:
- the LOC122280017 gene encoding high mobility group B protein 14-like isoform X1, with amino-acid sequence MAKNAKKSQVSPSSRASASATIPKRASDDQMALRTKSSEGMKRSARLSKVSVERRPKSAIKTKTKHKKKSDKYDTNKPKKPPTAFFYFLEDFRKDFQEQNPNVKSMRDIGKACGEKWKTMTYEEKVQYYDIATGKRAEFDKAMADYIKKKESGEDIESEDSDSELDE
- the LOC122280017 gene encoding high mobility group B protein 14-like isoform X2, with amino-acid sequence MALRTKSSEGMKRSARLSKVSVERRPKSAIKTKTKHKKKSDKYDTNKPKKPPTAFFYFLEDFRKDFQEQNPNVKSMRDIGKACGEKWKTMTYEEKVQYYDIATGKRAEFDKAMADYIKKKESGEDIESEDSDSELDE